A single Leptospira kirschneri serovar Cynopteri str. 3522 CT DNA region contains:
- a CDS encoding ketoacyl-ACP synthase III, which produces MSGKNQSGIQITGFGHYLPEKIVTNEEIRSRLKFPEMHPAEKAVIGNIGVNERRRANESETPMFMASKVAEMALKDAGKKPEEVDLYILANWTDRYYLPDLAPQASKLSGTKNALSFDVSTACTGFVHGVQTACAFLESGKFKNALVIGSERFSVRTRMGGYGEFTAGDAAAGVFLEHTENGNSGIIDSFLQDEGDLAGIIVTGPPPNSYVKSYPELVTNAADLTLKAMDRLLEKNGLTIDDVDWVVPHPGTDVVVQDVLKRTRFPKEKILMNFERVGNTSAASIPIVLSEYYYKGKFKKGDLFLTPAVGGGFYWGGLLFRL; this is translated from the coding sequence ATGAGTGGAAAAAATCAGAGCGGTATCCAAATCACCGGATTCGGTCACTATCTTCCCGAAAAAATCGTCACCAACGAAGAAATCCGCTCTCGTTTGAAATTTCCAGAAATGCATCCAGCCGAAAAAGCGGTGATAGGCAACATTGGAGTCAACGAAAGAAGAAGGGCCAATGAATCAGAAACTCCAATGTTTATGGCTTCTAAAGTGGCGGAGATGGCTTTAAAAGACGCTGGAAAAAAACCGGAAGAAGTAGATCTTTACATCTTAGCAAACTGGACCGATCGTTATTACCTTCCTGACTTAGCCCCACAAGCCTCTAAACTTTCAGGAACCAAAAATGCACTCTCTTTTGACGTCAGTACCGCCTGTACTGGTTTTGTTCACGGAGTTCAAACCGCTTGTGCTTTTTTAGAATCCGGTAAATTTAAGAACGCACTTGTAATTGGAAGCGAACGTTTTTCCGTCAGAACCAGAATGGGAGGTTATGGAGAATTTACCGCAGGGGACGCTGCTGCCGGAGTTTTTTTAGAACATACCGAAAACGGTAATTCCGGAATCATAGATTCCTTTCTTCAAGACGAAGGAGATCTGGCGGGTATCATTGTAACCGGACCTCCTCCCAATAGTTACGTTAAAAGTTATCCTGAATTAGTCACCAATGCGGCGGATCTTACACTTAAAGCCATGGACAGACTCTTGGAAAAAAACGGTCTAACGATAGACGACGTAGACTGGGTGGTTCCTCATCCCGGAACCGACGTGGTAGTGCAGGACGTTCTCAAAAGGACTCGGTTTCCAAAAGAGAAAATTCTAATGAACTTTGAAAGAGTGGGAAACACTTCTGCGGCTTCCATCCCTATCGTTTTATCAGAATATTATTATAAAGGAAAATTCAAAAAAGGAGATTTATTCCTCACTCCTGCAGTCGGAGGCGGGTTTTACTGGGGAGGACTCTTATTTCGTCTTTAA
- a CDS encoding endonuclease/exonuclease/phosphatase family protein: MGWLKKITAILGILFGSLLILIYVITYHPDQAEPAEIVCNENAPILKENSKIKVLVWNVQYLAGKKRIFWYDLPKGDGPDTGPSREEIEETLKKVTDYVRSEDPDVILFQELHDGAENTFREDQLERILSKIGSAYVCRSEAFYWKSTFVPHPKILGSVGMKLATISKYKISDGIRHSLPLMPADPISTQFNLKRAILQNDLPIEGGDKFTILNTHLDAFSQGTDTMHRQVETITGLLKELDLAGHYWVLGGDFNLLPPGFDRKSMHPNGAFFYSDEQEIKPLFDRWNSAVPFKILNGPEKEKYYTYYPNDPAIGKPDRTIDYIFYSSNLKQTGYKVDQKDILWTISDHFPQIGIYQTTQTQ, translated from the coding sequence ATGGGTTGGTTGAAAAAAATAACGGCGATATTAGGAATTCTTTTCGGAAGTCTTTTGATTTTGATTTATGTAATCACGTATCATCCGGATCAGGCGGAGCCTGCGGAGATTGTATGTAATGAGAACGCACCAATCTTAAAAGAGAATTCTAAGATCAAAGTATTGGTCTGGAATGTACAATATCTCGCCGGAAAAAAAAGGATTTTTTGGTATGATCTGCCTAAGGGAGATGGACCGGACACAGGACCTTCCAGAGAGGAAATCGAAGAAACACTTAAAAAAGTAACCGACTACGTTCGATCGGAAGATCCGGATGTGATACTTTTTCAAGAACTTCATGACGGAGCAGAAAATACGTTTCGTGAAGATCAGTTGGAAAGAATTCTTTCTAAGATCGGGTCCGCTTATGTTTGTAGAAGTGAGGCCTTTTACTGGAAATCTACTTTTGTTCCACATCCTAAAATTTTGGGAAGTGTGGGTATGAAACTGGCAACGATCAGTAAATATAAAATTTCTGATGGGATTAGACATTCTTTGCCTTTGATGCCTGCGGATCCTATCTCTACTCAGTTCAATTTGAAGAGGGCGATCCTTCAAAATGATTTACCGATTGAAGGTGGGGATAAATTTACGATATTAAATACTCATCTAGATGCGTTTTCACAAGGAACAGATACGATGCATCGGCAGGTGGAAACGATTACCGGTTTATTAAAAGAACTGGATCTTGCAGGGCATTATTGGGTTTTGGGAGGAGATTTTAATCTTCTTCCTCCTGGATTTGATCGAAAGTCCATGCATCCTAATGGAGCTTTTTTTTATTCGGATGAACAAGAAATCAAACCTCTTTTTGACAGATGGAATTCCGCCGTTCCATTCAAGATTTTGAATGGACCTGAGAAAGAAAAATATTACACATACTATCCGAATGATCCTGCGATTGGAAAGCCGGATAGAACCATCGATTATATATTTTATTCTTCTAATTTAAAACAGACAGGATATAAAGTGGATCAGAAAGATATTCTTTGGACCATTTCGGATCATTTTCCTCAGATAGGAATTTATCAAACGACTCAAACACAGTAG
- a CDS encoding VOC family protein: protein MRPFKILGIQQVAVGGEDKKKLETFWVDILGLEKTGTFRSEKENVDEDILRMGKGAYAVEVDIMQPIDVNKSPKVHEPKLNHIGLWVDDIHKAVEWLTVKGVRFTPGGIRKGAAGYDVCFIHPKGNEEFPYSSEGVLVELVQAPADVIKALS from the coding sequence ATGAGACCTTTTAAAATATTAGGAATTCAGCAGGTTGCGGTAGGCGGAGAAGACAAAAAAAAATTAGAAACGTTTTGGGTGGATATACTCGGACTTGAAAAAACAGGGACGTTTCGAAGTGAAAAAGAGAATGTTGACGAGGATATTCTCAGAATGGGTAAGGGCGCCTATGCTGTCGAAGTAGATATTATGCAGCCGATTGATGTAAATAAAAGTCCGAAAGTACACGAACCGAAACTCAATCATATAGGACTTTGGGTGGATGATATTCATAAGGCAGTGGAATGGCTGACCGTAAAAGGAGTTCGTTTTACTCCGGGTGGGATCCGTAAAGGCGCGGCAGGATACGACGTATGTTTTATTCATCCTAAAGGAAACGAAGAATTTCCGTATTCCTCTGAGGGGGTGCTCGTAGAACTTGTACAAGCCCCTGCAGATGTAATCAAGGCACTGAGCTAA
- a CDS encoding protein kinase domain-containing protein, with protein MKIDGYEIKDRMNTDSSTEVYKAVRSKDKTEVVVKYIPILDELHPAVVNLRNEYEILSHLSSEKMIRAFGMEKIPEGFILILEFVPGQSLKHFSQKRPVNLKDFFKIAIDLAEKLGEIHNKKVIHKDLKPDNIIFNPDENVLRIVDFGISTRLPKEESSWSNPNRLEGSIHYVSPEQTGRMNRSVDYRSDFYSLGVTFYELLTGKLPFESEDLLELVHFHLAKSPVDPRKIRSEIPEALSHVVLKLLSKTAEERYQTSEGLKNDLEIIRDKWLESGDAPAFPLGSTDYSHEFKIPQKLYGRESYIEALLNEFKRMTETGRPSIVLIAGYSGVGKSSLVKEINKPLTESKGYSISGKFDQYNRNVPFSAIIQVFSNLIEQILTESPERIEEWKNKIRDTLGANGKVITDVLPELEFIIGEQPPVTELGPQENANRFYLVFQNFIKIFANQDHPLAIFLDDLQWADTPSLELVKNLIEDASVNYLFLILAYRDNEVDSTHPFSALISSLEKEGFRLDKILLKPLSLENVNELLSDSLRRPTEETMSFAEIVYSKTRGNPFFINELLKQLSKEETISYQKGNLTDSGRWVWNLEKIKNTNISDNVVELLVNRIKKLPPRTQETLKLASCIGSNFDLAIQAKILGATLKETAEALMETMQEELIVPIGDNYRLVDSMVEIEKNQDKNFQIAKSIQFRFQHDRVQQASYELLNDEQKRSLRLQIGRILLENLNEKTLEDSIFDVVNHLNTGSTLIVDNSEKRKLLQLNLQAAQKAKLSAAYKPSKLYCVQAKELLSSICKSEKDCWNQEYDLSYAVHKELAEVLYLNGDFEESQETIQNILKQAKTPVEQAEAYNLLMIEYSAQGKYDLAMPTVIKALKPLGIELPTSGFDKVVKKELEEAKKNLKNRNITSLLDAPTMTDPSHIWAVNLLISAIPMAYNKEPALFPVICLKMANLLLKFGNLSDSYGYSCYGMVLVGQGDYKGAYDFCELAVKLSEKYINSGGYTKAANILANYSSSFVKHLKFSEEINIKCVQSALDSGEFLHGSYAAMNDASNVLFQGKNLEILKPKINELLKFVRKVKNNLAIDTILGTTLILSNLRGETGSHLDFSSTEYLEKEYIDLCNDHQSLAPICTFKVMKIRSLLMYGEYQLALQEAEETNGMILYLGGQYGPFEYNFLYSLALAANYKKVSPDRKKELVKKIRENQKQLLILAESCPENFYHKYLLVEAELARLEYKNWKAARTYEAAIREARKNEFQNDEALACENAALFWLSKGSVKIAGEFINEAYHRYGLWGANLKQSMLKSKYPEFIRERGTGLLRTHRTISSTTSTATEIYSGQTLDLQSVLKSSTAISGEIKLENLLDKLMKIVIENAGAQRGVLILKKEGKLYVEAEGSISKDDVEVLAGIPLGSSKNLPISLIYYVERTKENLVLRNASQDEKFNKDEYIKNFKTKSILCTPVIKQGEISGILYLENNLSEGAFTSDRLQIMNILSSQAAISIDNALLYSNMEEKVRERTRELAQANADLELKNQRITDSITYSLNIQQAILPSDDILAKNLKDQFVLFRPKDIVSGDFYWFSKKEGSIFLAAVDCTGHGVPGALMSMIGNTLLNQIVNEAGIKDPGKVLEHLNRNVRQALKQDTLGANSSDGMDICFCRIDEDKVLFAGAKRPLYFSKGNHIEEIKGDKHSIGGRQKEASRTYSTHEVKLEKGQSAMFYLTTDGFMDQPNPQRQRVTSKGLIARLQNVLSLPAYEQKNQLAAFLDEYQAGEAQRDDITLIGFRV; from the coding sequence ATGAAAATAGACGGTTACGAAATTAAAGATAGAATGAATACGGATTCGTCCACGGAGGTTTACAAAGCCGTCCGTTCAAAGGACAAAACAGAGGTTGTAGTCAAATACATTCCAATTTTAGACGAATTACATCCTGCCGTGGTCAACCTTAGAAACGAATATGAAATTTTAAGTCATCTTTCTTCTGAAAAAATGATTCGCGCATTCGGAATGGAAAAAATTCCGGAAGGTTTTATACTCATTTTAGAGTTCGTTCCCGGACAATCCCTCAAACATTTTTCTCAAAAAAGACCTGTAAACCTAAAAGACTTCTTCAAAATCGCGATCGACCTCGCGGAAAAACTCGGAGAAATACATAATAAAAAGGTAATACATAAAGATCTAAAACCGGACAACATCATATTCAACCCGGACGAAAACGTTTTAAGAATCGTAGACTTTGGAATTTCCACACGGCTTCCCAAAGAAGAAAGTTCCTGGTCCAATCCAAACCGTTTAGAAGGTAGTATTCACTACGTTTCTCCTGAACAAACGGGTAGAATGAATCGCTCCGTGGATTATAGAAGTGACTTTTATTCCTTAGGTGTCACTTTTTATGAACTTCTTACCGGAAAACTTCCTTTTGAAAGCGAAGACCTTTTGGAGTTAGTCCACTTCCATCTTGCAAAATCCCCAGTCGATCCCCGTAAAATCCGAAGCGAAATTCCGGAAGCGCTTTCTCACGTTGTTTTAAAACTTCTTTCTAAAACCGCAGAAGAAAGATACCAGACCTCCGAAGGACTCAAAAACGATTTAGAAATCATCCGAGACAAATGGTTGGAATCCGGAGACGCCCCCGCTTTTCCGCTGGGTTCCACCGATTATTCTCACGAATTTAAAATCCCTCAAAAACTCTACGGTAGAGAAAGCTACATTGAAGCGTTGTTAAACGAATTCAAACGTATGACAGAAACTGGTAGACCTAGTATCGTTTTGATCGCGGGTTATTCCGGAGTTGGTAAATCCTCTCTTGTCAAAGAAATCAATAAACCTCTTACGGAATCAAAAGGATATTCTATTTCCGGAAAATTCGATCAATACAATCGTAATGTTCCTTTTAGTGCAATTATCCAAGTTTTTTCCAATTTGATCGAACAAATTCTTACGGAATCTCCAGAAAGAATCGAAGAATGGAAAAACAAAATCAGAGACACTCTAGGTGCAAACGGAAAAGTGATCACAGACGTTTTACCGGAACTCGAGTTTATCATAGGAGAACAACCTCCAGTTACCGAGTTGGGTCCCCAGGAAAACGCAAACCGCTTTTATTTAGTATTTCAGAATTTTATAAAGATCTTTGCGAACCAAGATCATCCACTCGCCATCTTTTTAGACGATTTACAATGGGCGGACACACCCTCTCTTGAACTCGTCAAAAACCTGATCGAAGACGCTTCGGTAAATTATCTTTTTCTAATACTTGCATATAGAGACAATGAAGTAGATTCCACACATCCTTTTTCGGCTCTGATCAGCAGTTTAGAAAAGGAAGGGTTTCGTTTAGATAAAATCCTTCTAAAACCTTTAAGCCTGGAAAACGTAAATGAACTTTTATCGGATAGTTTACGTAGACCGACCGAAGAAACCATGAGTTTTGCGGAGATAGTCTATTCTAAAACGAGAGGAAATCCTTTTTTCATCAATGAATTATTAAAACAACTTTCCAAAGAAGAAACCATCTCTTATCAAAAAGGAAACCTTACAGACTCTGGAAGATGGGTCTGGAATCTGGAAAAAATTAAAAACACAAATATTTCGGATAACGTTGTAGAATTACTCGTCAATAGGATCAAAAAACTTCCTCCTAGAACCCAAGAAACCCTGAAACTCGCTTCTTGTATTGGAAGTAATTTTGATCTTGCGATCCAGGCCAAAATTTTAGGCGCCACGTTAAAGGAAACCGCAGAAGCACTTATGGAAACTATGCAAGAGGAATTGATCGTTCCTATAGGAGACAACTATCGTCTTGTGGATTCCATGGTGGAAATCGAAAAAAATCAAGATAAGAATTTTCAAATCGCAAAGTCGATTCAATTTCGTTTTCAACACGATAGAGTGCAACAAGCGAGTTATGAACTTTTAAACGATGAGCAAAAACGATCCCTACGTCTTCAAATCGGTAGGATTCTTCTCGAAAACCTCAATGAAAAAACCTTAGAAGATTCTATCTTCGACGTTGTAAACCATTTGAATACAGGTTCTACTCTCATCGTTGATAATTCCGAAAAAAGAAAACTACTTCAGTTAAATCTTCAAGCCGCACAAAAAGCAAAACTTTCCGCGGCTTATAAACCTTCCAAATTGTATTGTGTTCAAGCAAAAGAACTTCTGTCCTCTATTTGTAAATCCGAAAAGGACTGTTGGAATCAAGAATACGATCTTTCCTATGCAGTTCATAAGGAACTCGCGGAAGTTTTATATCTCAATGGAGACTTTGAAGAATCTCAGGAAACGATTCAGAATATTCTAAAACAGGCAAAAACTCCTGTAGAACAAGCAGAAGCGTATAACTTGCTGATGATTGAATATTCTGCACAAGGTAAATACGACCTAGCCATGCCCACCGTTATCAAAGCGTTAAAACCTCTGGGTATAGAACTTCCAACTTCCGGTTTTGATAAGGTGGTCAAAAAAGAACTCGAAGAAGCCAAAAAAAATCTTAAAAACAGAAACATAACATCGTTGTTAGACGCTCCTACGATGACAGACCCGAGCCATATCTGGGCAGTCAATCTTTTGATCAGTGCAATTCCGATGGCTTACAATAAAGAGCCCGCTCTTTTTCCTGTGATCTGTTTGAAGATGGCAAATCTTCTTTTGAAATTCGGGAACCTTTCCGATTCCTACGGTTATTCCTGTTACGGTATGGTTTTAGTGGGCCAAGGTGACTACAAAGGAGCCTATGATTTTTGCGAACTTGCGGTTAAACTCAGTGAGAAATATATAAACTCAGGAGGATATACCAAGGCGGCAAATATTCTCGCCAACTATTCCTCTTCTTTTGTTAAACACTTAAAGTTTTCGGAAGAAATCAATATCAAATGTGTTCAATCCGCTTTAGATTCCGGAGAATTTTTACACGGTAGTTATGCCGCGATGAATGACGCTTCCAACGTTTTATTTCAAGGAAAAAATCTGGAAATTCTAAAACCTAAAATCAACGAGCTACTTAAGTTCGTCAGAAAAGTGAAAAATAATCTTGCAATCGATACAATCCTGGGAACCACACTCATACTTTCCAATCTAAGGGGAGAAACCGGAAGTCATCTTGATTTTTCTTCTACGGAATATCTGGAAAAAGAATATATCGATCTGTGCAACGATCATCAAAGTTTGGCGCCTATCTGCACTTTTAAAGTGATGAAGATTCGTTCTCTTTTGATGTATGGAGAATACCAACTAGCACTTCAAGAAGCCGAAGAAACCAATGGTATGATTCTATATTTAGGAGGTCAGTACGGTCCTTTCGAATATAACTTTTTGTATTCTTTGGCCTTGGCCGCAAACTATAAAAAAGTTTCTCCAGATCGCAAAAAGGAATTGGTTAAAAAAATTCGGGAGAATCAAAAACAACTGCTCATCTTGGCGGAAAGTTGTCCCGAAAACTTTTATCATAAATACCTTCTTGTAGAAGCGGAACTGGCAAGATTAGAATATAAAAACTGGAAGGCAGCAAGAACTTACGAAGCAGCAATTCGAGAAGCTAGAAAAAATGAATTTCAAAACGACGAAGCCCTCGCCTGCGAAAACGCGGCTCTATTCTGGCTTTCGAAAGGAAGCGTAAAAATCGCGGGAGAATTTATCAACGAAGCTTACCACCGTTACGGTCTTTGGGGAGCCAATCTAAAACAAAGTATGCTCAAGTCCAAATATCCAGAATTCATCCGAGAAAGAGGAACTGGTTTGTTGCGAACTCATAGAACAATTTCCAGCACAACCTCTACAGCGACCGAAATTTATTCGGGTCAAACTCTGGATCTTCAATCGGTTCTAAAAAGTTCTACGGCGATTTCGGGAGAAATCAAACTGGAAAACCTTTTAGACAAATTGATGAAAATCGTAATCGAAAATGCAGGAGCTCAAAGAGGTGTTCTCATTCTCAAAAAAGAAGGCAAACTATACGTAGAAGCCGAAGGTTCCATTTCCAAAGACGACGTAGAAGTATTAGCTGGAATTCCTCTCGGAAGTAGTAAAAATCTTCCAATTTCTCTCATCTATTACGTAGAAAGAACCAAAGAGAATCTAGTTTTAAGAAACGCAAGCCAAGACGAGAAGTTTAATAAAGACGAATATATTAAAAACTTTAAAACGAAATCGATTCTTTGCACTCCGGTTATTAAACAAGGAGAAATTTCAGGAATTCTATATTTAGAAAACAACCTTTCGGAAGGTGCGTTTACTTCCGACCGTCTTCAGATCATGAACATTCTTTCTTCTCAAGCCGCGATCTCCATAGACAACGCATTACTCTATTCGAATATGGAAGAGAAAGTTAGAGAAAGAACCAGAGAATTGGCTCAAGCTAACGCGGACCTTGAACTTAAGAACCAGCGTATTACGGATAGTATTACGTATTCTTTAAATATTCAGCAAGCGATCCTTCCATCAGACGACATTCTTGCAAAAAATTTAAAAGATCAGTTCGTTTTATTTAGACCTAAAGACATCGTTTCGGGTGACTTCTATTGGTTCAGTAAAAAAGAAGGGTCAATTTTTCTTGCCGCAGTCGATTGTACTGGACACGGAGTTCCAGGTGCGTTAATGTCAATGATAGGAAATACTTTGCTCAACCAAATCGTAAATGAAGCGGGGATCAAAGATCCGGGAAAGGTTTTAGAACATTTAAACAGAAACGTTCGTCAAGCCTTAAAACAAGATACTTTAGGAGCCAATTCATCGGATGGAATGGATATTTGTTTTTGTCGAATTGATGAAGACAAAGTACTATTCGCCGGAGCCAAAAGACCTCTTTATTTCTCAAAAGGTAACCATATCGAAGAGATCAAAGGAGATAAACACTCTATTGGTGGAAGACAAAAAGAAGCTTCAAGAACGTATTCCACCCACGAAGTGAAATTGGAAAAAGGACAATCCGCCATGTTCTATCTTACGACGGACGGGTTTATGGATCAACCAAATCCACAAAGACAAAGAGTTACGAGTAAAGGATTAATCGCTCGTTTACAAAACGTTCTCTCTTTGCCCGCATACGAACAAAAAAATCAACTAGCGGCCTTTTTGGATGAATACCAAGCAGGAGAAGCCCAAAGAGACGATATAACCTTAATCGGATTTAGAGTCTAA
- a CDS encoding DUF1987 domain-containing protein: MESLHIQQTKTSPEVILDTEQGFVEIIGESYPENAIAFYKPVFDWLNAAMNSKSKIQVKFQLDYFNTSSSKVIMDILDSLQKYHDQNGKVRVLWLYKEDDDDMQETGEEFSSDLSLPFELKSYN, from the coding sequence ATGGAATCATTACACATACAACAAACAAAAACTTCTCCAGAAGTCATCTTAGATACAGAACAAGGTTTTGTTGAAATTATAGGAGAATCCTATCCTGAAAATGCGATCGCATTTTATAAACCCGTTTTCGATTGGCTGAACGCTGCGATGAATTCTAAATCCAAAATTCAGGTCAAATTCCAATTGGATTATTTCAATACAAGTTCGTCTAAGGTTATCATGGATATTCTGGATTCTCTTCAAAAATACCACGATCAAAACGGTAAGGTAAGAGTACTCTGGTTATATAAAGAGGACGACGACGATATGCAAGAAACCGGTGAAGAATTTTCATCCGATCTTTCCCTTCCATTCGAACTCAAGTCCTACAATTAA
- a CDS encoding adenylate/guanylate cyclase domain-containing protein, translating to MEQKDFNSFFENEFQLLNEVNEILDNNDSLDKENLIEELRKIGEAYESLLKQSSKLMKIGDSTQNRLIKTQTELQDSNQRLVSSYQNLKQLSEIGQMITASLEPKIILTSVYENTKSMLSMDVLAFGIIEEGKNEIKYKFSLIEGRYTPAPTVDSLTEDNPSSFCYHNNQELITNDLEKDFPGYISVIQKHFGEKTNSVVYLPLKVEERFIGILTIQSFNKNEFNENKLNILRTLANYVAIGVDNADAYKNLSKRNRELKDSLEKINILNKGLEKERQKSESLLLNILPKSTAERLKAGEVVIADYIKKSTVLFADIVGFSKLATQIPTPNQLVEILNQIFTCFDDIASKYQLEKIKTIGDCYMMAGGIPIVTEDHAEKIALAGIDMIQGLKDLQKSWKYEFNIRIGIHTGDVVAGVIGKNKFVYDLWGDSVNTASRMESHGEPGKIHCSEAVYESLKDLFLFEERGVISVKGKGPMKTFFLLSKK from the coding sequence ATGGAACAAAAAGACTTCAATTCCTTTTTTGAAAATGAATTTCAATTGTTAAACGAAGTCAACGAAATCCTAGATAATAACGATTCTCTAGATAAGGAAAACCTTATAGAAGAACTGAGAAAAATCGGAGAAGCATACGAATCCCTTCTAAAACAATCTTCTAAACTTATGAAGATCGGAGATTCAACCCAGAATCGTTTGATCAAGACCCAAACGGAACTTCAGGATTCCAATCAAAGACTTGTTTCTTCCTATCAAAACCTAAAACAGTTGAGTGAAATAGGTCAGATGATAACGGCCAGCTTGGAACCTAAAATCATTTTGACTTCCGTTTACGAAAATACTAAATCGATGCTTTCTATGGACGTTTTAGCGTTCGGTATCATCGAAGAAGGAAAAAACGAAATCAAATATAAGTTCAGTCTGATCGAAGGTCGTTATACACCCGCTCCTACTGTGGATTCTCTTACCGAGGACAATCCTTCTTCTTTTTGTTATCATAACAATCAAGAGCTAATCACAAATGATCTAGAAAAGGATTTTCCTGGATATATTTCCGTCATCCAAAAACATTTTGGAGAAAAAACAAATTCAGTGGTTTATCTTCCTTTAAAAGTAGAAGAAAGGTTTATCGGAATCCTGACCATTCAGAGTTTTAATAAAAACGAATTTAACGAAAACAAACTCAACATCCTTAGGACTCTGGCTAACTACGTAGCTATAGGAGTGGATAACGCAGACGCATATAAAAACCTTTCCAAAAGAAACAGAGAACTTAAAGATTCTTTAGAAAAGATTAATATTCTAAACAAAGGTCTGGAAAAAGAAAGACAAAAATCGGAAAGTCTTTTGCTCAACATTCTTCCTAAATCTACTGCGGAAAGACTCAAGGCGGGAGAAGTTGTAATCGCGGACTATATTAAGAAGTCCACCGTTTTATTCGCGGACATTGTAGGTTTTTCCAAACTTGCTACACAAATCCCTACTCCCAATCAACTTGTAGAAATTTTAAATCAGATTTTCACCTGTTTCGATGACATCGCCAGTAAATATCAGCTCGAAAAAATTAAAACCATAGGAGACTGTTATATGATGGCGGGCGGAATTCCGATCGTAACCGAAGACCACGCCGAAAAAATCGCGTTAGCCGGAATTGATATGATTCAGGGGCTTAAAGATCTTCAGAAATCCTGGAAGTACGAATTTAACATTCGAATCGGTATTCATACGGGAGACGTTGTGGCTGGCGTAATCGGTAAGAATAAATTCGTTTATGATCTTTGGGGAGATTCCGTGAACACAGCTTCTAGAATGGAATCACACGGAGAACCCGGCAAAATTCATTGCTCCGAAGCGGTTTATGAATCTCTTAAAGACTTATTTTTATTTGAAGAAAGAGGTGTAATTTCGGTCAAGGGTAAGGGCCCAATGAAAACCTTTTTTCTTTTAAGTAAAAAGTGA
- a CDS encoding SiaB family protein kinase, which yields MMENKSLDLFKQYRDTYDYQFIVSFKGRLSQEVLTEFGSMIRTSLSAESKIKKIFAVFIELAQNMLHYSAERKSLEDGRETGVGIIMVNEKSVGYNVSAGNLVLNEKIESLKMKCEKINSMSRDELKTYYQKQLRSNRPEDSKGAGVGLIDIARKSDGPLSFNISPIDDKHSFFTLSAYFTKEN from the coding sequence ATGATGGAAAACAAGTCCCTAGATCTGTTCAAACAATATAGAGACACCTACGATTATCAATTCATTGTTTCCTTTAAAGGTCGTCTATCGCAAGAGGTACTAACGGAGTTCGGTTCTATGATTCGGACTTCCTTAAGTGCTGAATCTAAAATTAAAAAAATCTTCGCGGTTTTTATCGAACTCGCTCAAAATATGTTACACTATTCAGCGGAAAGAAAATCTCTCGAAGATGGAAGAGAAACCGGCGTAGGTATCATTATGGTCAATGAAAAATCAGTTGGCTATAACGTTTCTGCGGGAAATCTTGTACTAAACGAAAAAATAGAATCGTTAAAAATGAAATGCGAGAAGATCAATTCTATGTCTAGGGATGAGTTAAAAACTTATTACCAAAAACAGTTACGTTCAAATAGACCTGAGGATAGCAAGGGTGCGGGAGTGGGTTTGATAGACATTGCAAGAAAATCGGACGGACCTCTTTCTTTCAACATATCCCCGATAGACGATAAACATTCGTTCTTCACGCTTTCTGCATATTTTACAAAGGAAAATTAA